The following proteins are co-located in the Pyricularia oryzae 70-15 chromosome 1, whole genome shotgun sequence genome:
- a CDS encoding calpastatin, whose translation MRAGAKRSHWIWYIFPQLTGVASSPTTTCVRYAVRSLAEAVEYLRHPVLGVRLREIVEVVAASATSTAASLMGNAVDALKLKSCMTLFRRAEEVLYAERGYVLTWREDRYLAVLKKYYGEECQRTVQMLG comes from the coding sequence ATGCGTGCCGGAGCCAAGCGGTCGCATTGGATATGGTACATCTTCCCCCAGCTGACCGGCGTCGCATCCAGCCCGACAACCACCTGTGTCAGGTACGCCGTGCGCAGCCTTGCCGAGGCGGTCGAGTACCTACGCCACCCGGTGCTGGGGGTGCGGCTGCGCGAGATTGTGGAGGTCGTggcggccagcgcgacgagcACGGCCGCATCGTTGATGGGTAACGCTGTGGACGCGCTCAAGCTGAAGAGCTGCATGACGCTGTTTCGGCGGGCGGAGGAGGTGCTGTATGCGGAGAGGGGGTATGTTTTGACGTGGAGGGAGGATAGGTATCTGGCGGTGCTGAAGAAGTATTATGGTGAGGAGTGTCAGAGGACGGTTCAAATGCTGGGATGA
- a CDS encoding chromate ion transporter, with protein MAIRRWGWRPENLGRGLANTIRNNYRLGLTAFGGPPVHFKIFHDKFVQKLQWIDEQTYQELFSVCQATSGPASTKMHYCINLIHDGFLSALLGFLIWSLPGALGMYGLAIGVSNIGDSLPRIAYALLSGLNASTVGIIAVAAVQLSEKAITDKVTHILVFLGAAAGIMYNALWYFPLLIVLGGIATIVHDYRWLHGPIKAVVGVLKKPRRRVEEPESVNLPEAQRVENASGTATPSVNTRERQTGGQRPASSGSLPVTEDERLQTETEPRTVPQDRVLNFSWTFGLGIIVAFLLTFIVVMVLRGTLPNKPLLFSLFGNLYLAGTIIFGGGPVVIPLLREYIVAEGWVSPRDFLIGLAIQQSFPGPNFNFAVYLGALTAINGGYPSAAGATIGFLGIFVPGLMIVHATMGIWSAIRGIRWVKSMIRGVNAAAVGLVYTAVYRLWQIGYIDQGFQQGTNLGQEPWWVVVTASSFVFGYSFGVDPPIVIIMGALMGLVWYGVVNA; from the exons ATGGCTATCCGGCGCTGGGGTTGGAGACCCGAAAACTTGGGTCGCGGATTGGCCAATACCATCCGTAACAACTACCGCCTTGGGTTAACGGCATTTGGTGGCCCGCCAGTGCATTTCAAGATT TTTCATGATAAATTCGTTCAAAAGTTGCAATGGATCGACGAACAGACA TACCAAGAATTATTCAGTGTCTGTCAGGCCACGTCTGGTCCTGCCAGCACCAAGATGCACTACTGTATCAACCTCATCCATGATGGTTTCCTTTCCGCCCTGTTGGGCTTTCTCATCTGGAG CTTGCCCGGCGCCCTGGGAATGTATGGTCTCGCCATCGGCGTCTCCAACATTGGGGACTCGCTCCCCCGCATTGCCTACGCGCTACTCTCCGGTCTAAACGCCTCAACCGTCGGCATTATCGCCGTAGCCGCCGTCCAACTGTCGGAAAAGGCCATCACCGACAAAGTCACCCACATACTCGTCTTCTTGGGAGCGGCCGCAGGCATCATGTACAATGCCCTGTGGTACTTTCCCCTCCTGATAGTTCTGGGCGGCATTGCAACCATCGTCCACGACTACCGGTGGCTGCATGGACCCATCAAAGCCGTAGTGGGCGTGCTCAAAAAGCCCCGGAGGCGCGTGGAAGAGCCCGAGTCGGTGAACCTTCCAGAGGCTCAGCGGGTTGAGAACGCCAGCGGCACTGCCACGCCCTCGGTCAACACAAGAGAGCGCCAGACAGGGGGTCAGAGGCCAGCCAGCAGCGGATCCCTCCCCGTTACTGAAGACGAGCGGCTGCAAACCGAGACGGAGCCTAGGACTGTCCCACAGGACCGTGTGCTAAACTTCTCCTGGACCTTTGGCCTTGGTATAATCGTCGCCTTCCTGCTGACCTTTATCGTGGTCATGGTCTTGCGTGGCACCCTCCCAAACAAACCGCTCCTCTTCAGCCTCTTTGGAAACCTGTACCTCGCTGGAACAATCATTTTCGGTGGCGGACCCGTCGTCATTCCACTGCTACGCGAGTACATCGTTGCCGAGGGTTGGGTGAGCCCCCGTGACTTTCTAATCGGGCTTGCAATCCAGCAGAGCTTCCCCGGACCAAATTTCAACTTTGCAGTCTACCTGGGCGCACTGACGGCCATCAATGGGGGTTATCCATCGGCTGCCGGTGCCACAATTGGGTTCTTGGGTATATTCGTCCCAGGGTTAATGATTGTCCATGCGACCATGGGTATTTGGAGCGCGATCCGTGGCATCAGGTGGGTCAAGTCGATGATCAGGGGCGTCAACGCCGCTGCTGTCGGGCTGGTCTACACGGCAGTTTACCGCCTGTGGCAGATTGGTTACATTGATCAGGGTTTTCAACAGGGTACGAACCTCGGTCAGGAGCCTTGGTGGGTAGTCGTGACGGCATCCAGCTTTGTCTTTGGCTACTCGTTCGGTGTGGATCCTCCGATTGTCATCATCATGGGTGCCTTGATGGGTCTGGTTTGGTACGGCGTTGTGAATGCTTGA
- a CDS encoding adenosylmethionine decarboxylase, translating into MGCETGTNEGQGYSLPSAPQLTINHDVAQDLDSSGAFEGPEKLLEVWFAPSPSALPLGTKENGLKSVPSDNWVEMLDIVNCKILSVVQSSVVDAYLLSESSMFVFPHKIILKTCGTTTLLLGLAQLLRIAAVDAGFPVHNASSVEDEKAAATPYRVFYSRKNFLFPDRQRGPHRSWKQEVKYLDSMFEGGSAYMVGKMNGDHWYLYMTSPGSTALTPPQTPPAGELMRIPTGLQTAASREDDETLEVLMTDLDPENAKQFYLEQASALACKQATLAQQAREEAHAALDKAASTDEQLVSEALTTEGHALGTVVSDTCGLSDVYPKSKYPDARIDAYMFEPCGFSANGVVPAPPDATGAQGGNEHYFTVHVTPEPNCSYASFETNVPGGQNGRETADIIGHVVGIFKPGRFSVTLFEGKGRRGENGTKADQRLRVDNVPGYRQLDKIVHEFDDYDLVFRFYQREGWVGKEGARVGEDDL; encoded by the exons ATGGGTTGCGAGACTGGAACCAACGAGGGCCAGGGCTACAGCTTGCCCAGCGCTCCTCAGCTCACCATCAACCACGATGTTGCGCAAGACCTAGACTCTAGCGGTGCATTTGAGG GACCCGAGAAACTCCTCGAGGTGTGGTTCGCCCCCTCTCCCAGTGCCCTCCCGTTGGGCACCAAGGAAAATGGCCTCAAGTCGGTTCCTTCAGACAACTGGGTTGAGATGCTTGACATTGTCAACTGCAAGATCCTCTCGGTCGTGCAGTCGTCTGTTGTTGATGCATACCTCCTGTCCGAGTCGTCCATGTTTGTCTTCCCGCACAAGATCATTCTCAAGACTTGCGGAACCACGACCCTGCTTCTGGGACTCGCCCAGCTCCTGCgcatcgccgccgtcgatGCCGGTTTCCCGGTCCACAATGCTTCCTCTGTTGAGGATGAAAAGGCCGCTGCCACTCCGTACCGCGTCTTTTACAGTCGCAAGAACTTCCTCTTCCCAGACCGCCAGCGCGGCCCCCACCGCAGCTGGAAGCAGGAGGTCAAGTACCTCGACAGCATGTTCGAGGGTGGTAGCGCGTACATGGTCGGCAAGATGAACGGTGATCATTGGTACCTCTACATGACGAGCCCTGGCTCTACTGCCCTCACGCCCCCGCAGACGCCGCCGGCTGGGGAACTCATGCGCATTCCCACCGGTCTTCAGACCGCGGCGAGTCGTGAGGACGACGAGACGCTTGAAGTTCTGATGACGGACTTGGACCCTGAGAATGCCAAGCAGTTCTACCTGGAGCAGGCCAGCGCCCTGGCTTGCAAGCAGGCGACGCTTGCCCAGCAGGCAAGGGAGGAGGCCCATGCCGCACTGGACAAGGCCGCTTCCACCGACGAGCAATTGGTCTCAGAGGCCCTCACCACTGAAGGCCATGCCCTCGGTACTGTCGTGTCAGACACTTGCGGCTTGTCGGACGTGTACCCCAAGTCAAAGTACCCTGATGCACGCATCGACGCCTACATGTTTGAGCCGTGCGGCTTTTCGGCGAACGGTGTGGTTCCAGCTCCTCCTGACGCGACTGGTGCTCAGGGCGGCAACGAGCACTACTTTACGGTGcatgtgacaccggagcctAACTGTTCGTATGCGTCGTTTGAGACTAATGTGCCCGGTGGTCAAAACGGCCGGGAGACTGCCGACATCATTGGACATGTCGTTGGCATCTTCAAGCCTGGAAGGTTCAGCGTGACCCTTTTCGAAGGCAAGGGCCGTCGTGGCGAGAACGGTACCAAGGCAGACCAGAGGCTGAGGGTTGACAACGTTCCGGGATACCGACAGCTGGACAAGATTGTGCACGAGTTTGACGACTATGATCTTGTCTTTCGCTTCTACCAGCGTGAGGGCTGGGTGGGCAAGGAGGGTGCCAGGGTTGGAGAGGATGATTTGTGA
- a CDS encoding cytosolic Fe-S cluster assembly factor CFD1, with product MRERRLTDVPTRRGAIRSSRSDSGVLSGKGGVGKSSVTTQLALSLSLAGHSVGVLDVDLTGPNIPRMFSVEDAKVTQAPGGWLPVPVHESNPASNTGSLRVMSLGFLLRDRGDAVVWRGPKKTAMVRQFLSDVLWGDLDFLLVDTPPGTSDEHISLAETLLQKTVPGQLAGAVVVTTPQAVATADVRKELNFCKKTAIPVLGVIENMSGYICPCCGEKTNIFMSGGGEVMANDFGVKFLGRIPIDPVFVELIETGRRPRYQAPAKPDPEAASESEARDPGLLVEKYTDSILAPIFGNIAAELIRGVSSG from the exons ATGCGGGAGAGGAGGTTGACCGACGTGCCGACGCGACGCGGTGCTATCCGTAGTTCTAGAAGTGATAGTGGA GTCCTCTCCGGCAAAGGCGGAGTTGGCAAGTCTTCAGTTACCACACAACTTGCCCTCTCCCTCTCCTTGGCTGGCCATTCAGTTGGTGTTCTCGATGTCGACCTTACAGGACCCAACATCCCCCGCATGTTTTCGGTCGAAGACGCCAAAGTAACACAAGCCCCAGGCGGTTGGCTCCCGGTCCCGGTCCACGAATCAAACCCTGCCTCCAATACTGGATCCTTGCGCGTCATGAGCCTCGGGTTTCTCCTCCGCGATCGAGGTGATGCCGTAGTCTGGAGGGGTCCCAAAAAGACGGCCATGGTTCGCCAGTTTTTGTCGGATGTACTTTGGGGAGACCTAGACTTTTTATTGGTCGACACACCACCCGGTACCAGCGACGAGCACATATCCCTAGCCGAGACGCTGCTACAAAAGACTGTCCCGGGTCAACTGGCCGGTGCAGTCGTGGTCACAACGCCACAGGCCGTCGCGACTGCCGACGTTAGAAAAGAGCTCAACTTTTGCAAAAAGACAGCCATCCCTGTACTGGGCGTGATAGAAAACATGAGTGGCTACATCTGCCCTTGTTGCGGGGAAAAGACAAACATCTTCATGTCTGGAGGAGGAGAAGTCATGGCCAACGACTTTGGAGTCAAGTTCCTGGGAAGGATACCTATAGACCCTGTCTTTGTCGAGCTCATCGAAACCGGTCGGCGTCCAAGATACCAAGCCCCCGCGAAACCGGACCCTGAGGCAGCATCCGAAAGCGAAGCCAGGGATCCAGGACTGCTTGTTGAAAAGTACACCGACAGCATACTGGCACCCATATTCGGAAACATTGCTGCCGAGCTCATCAGGGGCGTGTCGAGCGGGTGA
- a CDS encoding interferon-induced GTP-binding protein Mx: MGDAESFTASPSTLEELQTSEQRVLLDTITRVRKCGLDSILSLPQIVVCGDQSSGKSSVLEALTEIPFPRNDNLCTRFATEISLRREAVERFTVKIVPDGTRPQDKQEEIRAFSESLSDLSDLPVVMDAAMKVMGIAGSSDSQTPSAFAGDTLTIEIDGPNRPQLTLVDIPGLIQASTKGVSDRDVAMVKEITDHYISQPRTICLAVISATNDAANQGILQQVRTFDRKGERTLGVITKPDKLESGSGSEAEFLALARNENVFFELGWHVVKNRSFNERDSSLEDRNMAEISFFRTSNFKALPKETVGIDTLRVRLSRLLYKHVKNEIPRLMGDLEVALESSKAELGLLGSSRSTAPECRAYLTQLSMDCYEICKAALNGHYEHRYFKLDGEYKFSSKHQTTIARLRATVQHFNNDFSELIRTNGHKYIISRESDPKPETEDESDSNQEAKDEPEPKANSEKPEPQKLSKAKATEWVRQIILRSRGTELFGSFNPNVVAELFWEQSQPWPRLAKSHIDCISQVCERFLVGLIDQKGAKGVASRIWMPLVKNVLRQREKAAHDELNNLIEDLKWFPINYNHYYTLTVQKARHQRFQKQLTSVGIQDHLRKDYCKHGGHCKKHDTEGAVNRLLSAVDEAYVADMDDFSCQDALDSLLAIYKVQQKVFIANVTTQVIERQMLRGLDLVFSPIVVAEMSDADVVSVALENSATQRQRTFLTDRVSKLEEGQRIFRAAMGSVMVSQA, translated from the exons ATGGGAGACGCCGAAAGCTTCACTGCAAGTCCCTCGACCCTAGAGGAACTGCAGACGAGTGAACAGCGAGTTCTACTCGACACAATCACTCGGGTCCGAAAATGTGGTCTTGACAGCATACTGTCTCTCCCTCAGATCGTTGTCTGCGGAGATCAATCATCCGGGAAAAGCTCCGTCCTGGAGGCTTTGACAGAGATTCCCTTCCCTAGGAATGATAATCTCTGCACCAGATTCGCCACTGAAATCAGCCTGCGTCGCGAAGCCGTTGAGAGGTTCACGGTCAAGATAGTGCCAGATGGCACCCGTCCCCAGGACAAGCAAGAAGAGATCAGGGCGTTTTCCGAGTCACTGTCTGACTTGTCTGATCTACCCGTGGTTATGGATGCAGCCATGAAAGTCATGGGCATCGCGGGATCCAGCGACAGTCAAACCCCTAGCGCCTTTGCCGGGGACACGCTGACCATCGAAATCGATGGCCCAAACAGACCCCAGCTAACTCTTGTCGACATCCCGGGCCTTATTCAGGCCTCGACAAAGGGTGTGTCCGACCGGGACGTCGCAATGGTCAAGGAAATCACCGACCATTACATATCTCAACCTCGCACCATCTGCCTGGCAGTTATTTCTGCCACGAACGACGCAGCGAATCAAGGAATTCTTCAGCAAGTCCGCACTTTTGACCGCAAGGGTGAGAGAACATTGGGAGTCATCACGAAGCCAGATAAACTAGAGTCCGGGTCTGGTTCCGAGGCCGAGTTCCTTGCGCTGGCTCGGAACGAAAACGTGtttttcgagcttggctggcaTGTGGTCAAAAATCGCAGCTTCAATGAGCGAGACTCATCACTGGAAGACCGCAACATGGCGGAAATTAGCTTCTTCCGCACTTCCAACTTCAAAGCCCTGCCcaaggaaacagtcggcatcGATACCCTTCGCGTTCGACTCAGTCGTCTGCTTTACAAGCACGTAAAGAACGAGATTCCACGTCTGATGGGAGATCTTGAGGTGGCTCTTGAGTCCTCCAAGGCAGAACTAGGCCTTCTGGGTAGCTCCAGATCCACAGCTCCAGAGTGCCGTGCATACTTGACACAGCTAAGTATGGACTGCTACGAGATCTGCAAGGCGGCACTGAATGGGCACTACGAGCACCGGTACTTCAAGTTAGATGGCGAATATAAATTCAGTTCGAAGCACCAAACAACAATCGCGCGACTTCGCGCCACCGTTCAGCACTTTAACAATGACTTTTCGGAGCTTATCCGGACCAATGGGCACAAGTATATAATTTCTCGAGAGTCGGACCCGAAACCGGAGACCGAGGATGAGTCGGACTCGAACCAAGAGGCCAAGGATGAGCCGGAGCCAAAAGCCAACTCTGAAAAGCCAGAGCCCCAAAAGCTGTCCAAGGCCAAAGCCACCGAATGGGTTCGGCAGATTATTCTGCGATCACGCGGAACAGAGCTTTTTGGCAGCTTCAATCCCAATGTGGTTGCTGAGCTTTTCTGGGAGCAATCtcagccttggcctcggctGGCAAAATCCCACATAGACTGCATCAGTCAAGTATGTGAGCGATTTCTTGTTGGCCTTATTGATCAAAAAGGGGCAAAAGGTGTGGCCTCTCGCATCTG GATGCCTCTGGTCAAGAATGTGCTCAGACAGCGCGAAAAGGCTGCTCACGACGAGCTCAACAACCTGATAGAAGATCTCAAGTGGTTTCCCATTAATTACAACCACTATTACACTCTGACTGTCCAGAAGGCTCGTCATCAAAGGTTTCAGAAACAGCTTACATCTGTTGGGATTCAGGACCACCTACGCAAAGATTATTGCAAGCATGGCGGACATTGTAAGAAACACGATACGGAAGGAGCTGTAAACCGACTTTTGTCTGCAGTAGACGAGGCATACGTTGCAGACATGGACGACTTCAGCTGCCAGGATGCTCTAGACAGTCTCCTTGCGATCTACAAG GTCCAGCAAAAGGTCTTTATTGCCAACGTCACCACACAGGTGATCGAACGGCAGATGTTGCGCGGGCTTGATCTTGTATTCTCGCCGATTGTCGTGGCGGAAATGAGCGATGCTGATGTGGTGTCTGTTGCGCTGGAGAATTCGGCCACTCAGCGACAGCGGACTTTTCTCACAGACCGAGTATCTAAGCTGGAGGAGGGCCAGAGAATCTTCCGCGCTGCCATGGGGTCGGTCATGGTCTCGCAGGCTTAG